In Marasmius oreades isolate 03SP1 chromosome 3, whole genome shotgun sequence, a single window of DNA contains:
- a CDS encoding uncharacterized protein (BUSCO:EOG092611HB), producing the protein MRFRTLEIRWHDSKAISSCDFQPVPVFKKARPPGLGSSDISEQEWVEKWASQSYRLATGGDDNNVRVWMVHPNIRPSNTATETITSTQTTPRPPRIEYLATLSKHSAPVNVVRWSPNGETIASAGDDGMIIVWAPSSTPQPSAYGSDLSQEELSNEKEYWKPRIMLRCTTMEVYDLAWSPTGEYIIAGSTDNAARIFLAADGKCIHEIADHTHFVQGVAWDPLNEYIATQSSDRAMHVHRVTHNYSGPLEIHAVGKNSQIPIQTGSQGTRSSRSRSRRHGRTSSVVSNASHHESGREGSRPRMTRRESTSEIESVFEEPSTCSALFAGSTHDKEKEFRDPAPFPVSSAPLTPSTSVASTPVIPPTSHISSVPIPVPPISTSLSSAPNTMLPPPPTPVDKERQPSSRRSSFSNASNAGGPASPAFSVSSRYGRSPSPMPALPAIRTALPSSLSYPTPHSRTNTDQWKNIGLYGDESYTNFFRRLTFSPDGALLVTPAGQFEDPEVVILPTPSEDGVSTTPARGRKSRSEESGSTSSAKGSSSCVYIYTRANFAKPPIATFPGHKKASVAVSFNPVLIDLREGLSSTFEGTSLGTTGRHMKVVGLSNELVQMDADVVGPLPAVTPSAETTNSGMGMGMTILSQKSGTPTVAAPSPTQSPDASMRPPTPAASKPGTPSQHNANTVPSNAPSTSSVFALPYRMLFAVVTMDAVVIYDTQQSSPICVLTKLHYDEFTDATWSPDGQSLMLSSRDGYCTLIIFDEVFPAYHKQQQTFQLQSIAQQHSVPITTSNSSSSTHHLGASRQGTPTATPVFSNVGLPPTVPSSGFVRSVTPSPTPSAIKHRTNAMDVPPTPSTSSISDSNTAKKLAEAVKRQREEDDGANKDSASDHIQASGKAKEPPKKKRRVALTRVGDVGS; encoded by the exons ATGCGTTTTAGGACATTGGAAATTCGGTGGCATGATTCAAAAGCCATCTCGTCGTGTGACTTTCAGCCGGTACCCGTGTTTAAGAAAGCTCGCCCACCTGGCCTGGGCTCCTCAGACATATCTGAACAAGAATGGGTCGAGAAATGGGCCAGTCAGTCGTACAGGCTAGCCACAGGCGGAGATGACAATAATGTCAGA GTCTGGATGGTCCATCCGAATATACGACCCTCAAATACTGCTACCGAAACCATTACATCCACCCAGACCACGCCTAGACCACCTCGCATCGAATATCTTGCCACGTTGAGCAAACATTCCGCACCTGTTAATGTTGTGAGATGGAGCCCAAATG GGGAGACCATAGCTTCTGCCGGAGATG ATGGTATGATCATCGTATGGGCGCCGTCTTCAACCCCTCAACCCTCTGCATACGGAAGTGATTTGAGCCAAGAGGAGCTCTCAAACGAGAAAGAGTACTGGAAACCCAGGATCATGCTTAG GTGCACAACTATGGAGGTTTATGATCTCGCCTGGAGCCCAACAGGAGAATACATCATCGCTGGGAGTACTGATAATGCTGCTCGAATATTCCTCGCCGCAGATG GTAAATGCATTCACGAAATTGCTGATCACACACACTTTGTTCAGGGGGTTGCGTGGGATCCGCTGAATGAGTACATAGCTACCCAATCAAGCGATCGTGCTATGCATGTGCATCGGGTCACGCATAACTACTCTGGGCCCTTGGAGATCCATGCCGTCGGAAAGAACAGTCAAATACCCATACAGACAGGTTCTCAGGGGACTCGTTCTAGCAGGAGTCGTAGTCGGCGGCATGGGAGGACCTCTAGCGTGGTTAGCAACGCTAGCCATCATGAAAGCGGTCGTGAAGGCAGTAGACCGCGCATGACTCGACGAGAAAGTACTAGCGAGATCGAAAGTGTCTTCGAAGAACCTTCAACGTGTTCCGCGTTGTTCGCCGGTAGCACACATGACAAAGAGAAAGAATTCAGAGATCCCGCACCATTTCCTGTTTCCTCCGCACCGCTCACACCATCCACCAGCGTTGCGAGTACCCCGGTGATACCGCCGACATCTCACATATCGTCGGTCCCGATCCCAGTTCCTCCAATCTCCACGTCGCTATCCTCTGCTCCAAATACTATGCTTCCGCCACCACCGACACCTGTGGATAAAGAAAGACAACCCTCGTCGCGGCGTTCATCTTTCAGTAATGCTTCCAATGCCGGTGGTCCTGCCTCCCCAGCTTTTTCAGTAAGTTCACGCTACGGACGTTCCCCTAGTCCAATGCCCGCACTTCCTGCTATTCGCACCGCCCTTCCCTCGTCGTTGTCATACCCCACTCCACATTCAAGGACAAATACTGACCAATGGAAAAATATCGGACTGTACGGGGACGAGAGTTATACAAACTTCTTTAGGAGGTTGACCTTTAGTCCGGATGGGGCACTGCTCGTGACTCCTGCGGGTCAGTTTGAAGATCCAGAAGTGGTCATCTTGCCGACTCCCTCCGAGGACGGTGTATCAACTACTCCCGCGAGAGGTCGGAAAAGCCGTTCAGAAGAGTCTGGGTCTACTTCTTCCGCTAAGGGATCCTCTTCCTGCGTATACATCTACACACGCGCAAATTTTGCCAAACCACCGATTGCAACATTTCCTGGCCATAAAAAAGCGAGTGTTGCTGTGAGTTTCAATCCAGTTCTTATCGATTTGAGGGAAGGATTGTCCTCGACGTTCGAGGGGACGAGCCTGGGGACCACAGGAAGACATATGAAGGTTGTAGGACTAAGTAATGAACTTGTTCAGATGGATGCGGACGTCGTGGGTCCATTACCAGCAGTTACGCCATCCGCAGAGACCACCAACAGtggaatgggaatgggaatgaCTATCTTGTCCCAAAAGAGTGGAACCCCGACCGTCGCTGCACCATCGCCCACCCAGTCTCCTGATGCATCTATGAGACCTCCAACACCTGCAGCCTCTAAACCAGGAACACCGAGCCAGCATAACGCCAATACTGTTCCTTCCAACGCTCCAAGCACCTCTTCTGTATTTGCTCTACCTTACAGAATGTTGTTCGCAGTGGTAACTATGGATGCGGTCGTCATTTATGACACCCAACAATCATCCCCGATCTGTGTCCTCACAAAATTGCATTACGACGAATTTACGGATGCTACTTG GTCTCCGGATGGCCAATCTCTCATGTTATCTTCTCGAGATGGCTACTGCACTCTGATCATCTTTGACGAGGTCTTCCCTGCTTATCATAAGCAACAACAGACGTTTCAGCTTCAGTCGATTGCTCAGCAACATTCGGTCCCGATTACGACATCTaattcttcatcgtcaacacATCATTTGGGGGCTTCGAGGCAAGGAACACCGACTGCAACGCCTGTATTCAGCAACGTTGGTCTCCCACCTACCGTGCCCTCGAGTGGCTTTGTGCGGAGCGTTACTCCTTCGCCGACTCCTTCAGCCATCAAACATCGCACCAACGCGATGGACGTGCCGCCTACTCCATCCACAAGCTCGATCAGCGATTCAAACACAGCCAAAAAGCTGGCTGAAGCTGTCAAACGACAACgggaagaggatgatggtgCTAACAAGGACAGTGCGTCAGACCATATACAAGCAAGTGGCAAGGCCAAGGAGCCACCCAAGAAGAAGAGGCGGGTTGCATTGACTAGAGTTGGTGATGTGGGATCATAG
- a CDS encoding uncharacterized protein (antiSMASH:Cluster_3.7), producing the protein MYYRVGLSLRSTHPSVVVMSTFSTNHLPNPTEDQITQTVKVFYEAFNRKFFLAALQDPTLVEPLIKSLVRATIVGGQLHVVDSLAGIVGATLCFGPGQRSLGSEEQKQQGFNQLMEKVNKDARRWFTEYFVGLSNYGVVASTSFSCVQVTIMLHDSVDRVHGPGVQDQNYHIQIFGVLPEYQGKGIGKTLLHHIEQKAKSENADVVLETIQPRNVSIYEKLGYEVQGTTEFSHLGIPEPLKCWILRKRLTRPETFEVKSFDKLEFS; encoded by the exons ATGTATTACCGGGTAGGTCTAAGCTTGAGGTCTACCCATCCAAGTGTCGTGGTGATGTCCACATTTTCGACTAACCATCTTCCCAATCCAACTG AGGATCAAATCACCCAAACCGTCAAAGTCTTTTACGAAGCATTCAATCGAA AGTTTTTCCTTGCTGCTCTCCAAGATCCTACCCTGGTTGAGCCCCTCATCAAATCTTTGGTACGAGCAACCATCGTTGGAGGTCAACTGCACGTGGTTGATTCGCTCGCTGGAATAGTGGGTGCCACATTGTGCTTCGGTCCTGGACAGCGATCACTTGGTAG TGAGGAACAAAAGCAACAAGGATTCAACCAACTAATGGAAAAAGTCAACAAAGATGCAAGACGATGGTTCACAGAGTATTTTGTAGGTCTTTCCAATTATGGAGTAGTAGCGTCAACATCCTTTTCCTGCGTACAGGTCACGATAATGCTCCACGACTCCGTTGACAGGGTACATGGACCTGGTGTTCAAGATCAAAATTATCATATACAAATATTTGGAGTTTTGCCTGAGTATCAAGGGAAGGGCATAGGAAAGACTCTTCTGCACCACATTGAACAAAAA GCAAAGTCTGAGAATGCAGATGTCGTCCTTGAGACCATTCAGCCACGGAAT GTTTCCATTTACGAAAAGCTAGGATATGAGGTTCAAGGGACTACAGAATTCTCCCACCTCGGAATACCAGAACCGCTGAAGTGCTGGATTCTACGCAAACGTCTGACGAGACCGGAAACATTCGAAGTAAAGAGCTTTGATAAATTAGAATTCAGTTAA
- a CDS encoding uncharacterized protein (BUSCO:EOG092654O3) → MASLQFCSECNNLLYPKADQQRRIMVYACRICNYDEIGENKCVYRNDLLTVTKEQVGVTTDLGADPTLAHSNILCPQCGHEDAVFYQDQSKRKETRMILFFVCTKCNHSFADPTLPTDSRPETE, encoded by the exons ATG GCTTCCTTACAGTTCTGCTCAGAATGCAACAACCTTTTGTACCCAAAAGCTGATCAACAGCGCCGCATCATGGTCTACGCATGCCGGATATGCAACTACGATGAAATTGGAGAGAACAAGTGCGTGTATCGAAACGACTTGCTGACAGTAACAAA GGAGCAAGTAGGAGTGACGACCGACTTGGGCGCAGATCCAACACTG GCTCATTCTAACATCCTCTGTCCACAATGCGGTCACGAAGA TGCCGTCTTCTACCAAGATCAATCGAAACGAAAAGAAACGCGAATGATCCTTTTCTTCGTTTGCACCAAGTGCAATCATAGCTTTGCCGATCCCACCCTACCTACAGACAGTAGGCCAGAAACGGAATGA
- a CDS encoding uncharacterized protein (BUSCO:EOG09262528; MEROPS:MER0011829) produces MSGISRAVTKRFSSTITIKPTPSKTHLHQPLPSSSFPSGYLLTGVHAGVKKKAEVLDVGIILSTSKRPTSAAACFTRNAFKAAPVLVCEQVLAENIGKARAIVVNSGCANAVTGKQGMEDAWAMVKETDALLEPLTSDTGVHDTLVMSTGVIGQNLPISKIIASIRSQQRDQKTRSLGSDFNSWERAAKAFMTTDTFPKLRSRVFTINGVEYRMAGMDKGAGMIHPDMGPPSIGSLHATLLGAILTDAAVSPRSLQRALTYAVERSFNSISVDGEMSTNDTILLLANGAAAERAGINVQEIDEETNPSGYELFRQELTEFAIDLAKLVVRDGEGATKFVTVTVKGASTYQDAHKVASRISTSALVKTALYGEDANWGRVLSATGAAPLSAPLHPDRVSVTFVPSDGSTPLPVLVNGEPENVDEERASEILRLEDFEILVDLGGGDDAEVARYYTCDFSYEYVRINGDYRS; encoded by the exons ATGTCAGGCATATCACGGGCAGTCACAAAAAGGTTCTcttccaccatcaccatcaagCCAACTCCTTCAAAAACGCATCTTCACCAACCCCTTCCTTCTTCGTCTTTTCCATCCGGATATCTGCTCACGGGAGTCCACGCTGGAGTAAAGAAAAAAGCTGAAGTTCTAGATGTCGGGATCATTCTCTCAACATCGAAGCGACCAACCTCGGCAGCCGCATGTTTCACTCGAAACGCGTTCAAAGCCGCTCCAGTGCTGGTGTGCGAGCAGGTTTTGGCCGAAAATATTGGAAAGGCTAGAGCGATAGTTGTGAACAGTGGATGCGCTAACGCAGTCACCGGCAAGCAAGGCATGGAGGATGCGTGGGCCATGGTGAAGGAAACGGATGCCTTATTGGAGCCTTTAACTTCGGATACGGGAGTCCATGACACACTGGTCATGTCTACAGGTGTTATTGGCCAAAATCTGCCCATCTCGAAGATTATAGCTTCCATTCGTTCTCAGCAGCGCGATCAGAAGACGCGGTCCTTGGGCAGCGATTTCAATTCATGGGAGCGTGCCGCCAAGGCGTTCATGACGACTGATACGTTTCCAAAACTTAGGTCGAGGGTTTTCACGATTAATGGCGTCGAATATCGTATGGCTGGGATGGACAAAGGCGCAGGCATGATCCATCCTGATATGGGTCCTCCTTCCATCGGATCGTTGCATGCGACACTTCTCGGAGCTATATTAACGGACGCCGCAGTTTCTCCTCGCAGCTTGCAACGTGCTCTGACATATGCTGTCGAGCGCAGCTTCAACTCGATCAGTGTGGATGGAGAAATGTCAACCAACGACACGATTCTCCTGCTGGCTAACGGTGCTGCTGCAGAAAGGGCCGGCATCAATGTCCAGGAAATTGACGAAGAGACGAATCCATCTGGTTACGAACTTTTTCGGCAAGAACTGACGGAGTTTGCTATCGACCTCGCAAAACTCGTCGTTCGCGACGGAGAAGGTGCAACGAAATTCGTCACAGTTACTGTGAAG GGTGCATCCACGTATCAAGATGCACATAAGGTTGCCTCTCGTATTTCAACATCAGCGCTAGTCAAGACAGCTCTTTACGGGGAGGATGCTAA TTGGGGACGTGTCCTGTCGGCTACCGGAGCGGCCCCTTTGAGTGCACCCTTGCATCCTGACCGAGTCAGTGTCACATTCGTTCCTTCTGATGGTTCTACACCTCTCCCAGTTTTAGTCAACGGGGAACCTGAAAATGTGGATGAAGAGCGTGCCAGCGAAATTCTCAGGCTCGAAGACTTTGAAATTTTGGTCGACTTGGGTGGAGGAGATGACGCAGAGGTCGCTCGATACTACACTTGCGATTTCAGCTAT GAATATGTGAGAATCAATGGAGATTACCGCAGCTAA